The following are from one region of the Schistocerca cancellata isolate TAMUIC-IGC-003103 chromosome 11, iqSchCanc2.1, whole genome shotgun sequence genome:
- the LOC126108519 gene encoding S-phase kinase-associated protein 2-like, which translates to MESPTLACNPPDDVLFCVFAYLPIPELVRCATVCKQWYKIVTGFTHLWKGKRYVSNRSPRESAETCAVLSIVPLLQEIEIKVAKMFEVKIYYPQLFLSVTNMSDIRAVQDCQRLGSTHVTTDLSIADIVFSSRSPICFTALRTLKIVRGNPTLTLFKPGTRAECAIISALELCPFLTELSLDVESLSANYLDSLEGLGRLEVLRIHCRSLNDLTFLRHCSDKLEELELESCDDLPSAAYAELRHLGKLQMLRLCDCRVGGADMEVAAAGLRSLEKLQLDRCGMLSDLSFLRFCSQLRELRVEAEDVVLTGLKHLPTGLRSLCLVNNALTGDELSEVLPFLRLLEELNLCNTELVQLGFLRYCRRLRRLCLKNSTWPDTSELSSPCNLTRLETLVREGAGTMWTYSPERCRHCRDWTLCRWPTYRTPPGGPSASGRNVALCCFSEFTGWRWMPVGTLNT; encoded by the coding sequence ATGGAATCGCCAACACTCGCCTGCAACCCGCCAGACGACGTACTGTTTTGCGTCTTTGCCTATCTGCCCATCCCAGAGTTGGTCCGATGTGCTACTGTGTGCAAGCAGTGGTACAAAATTGTGACAGGATTCACCCACCTGTGGAAAGGGAAAAGGTACGTCAGCAATAGAAGTCCGAGAGAATCTGCCGAGACGTGCGCCGTATTGTCCATCGTACCGCTGTTGCAGGAAATTGAAATCAAGGTGGCCAAAATGTTTGAGGTGAAAATTTACTACCCTCAGTTGTTTTTGTCAGTGACCAACATGTCTGACATACGAGCTGTGCAGGACTGTCAGAGACTAGGGTCTACACACGTGACAACTGATCTCAGCATTGCAGATATCGTCTTCTCTTCTCGTTCGCCTATCTGTTTTACAGCGCTCCGGACGCTAAAGATTGTCAGAGGGAACCCGACACTGACACTCTTCAAGCCGGGCACTAGGGCGGAATGTGCCATCATCTCTGCCCTGGAGCTGTGCCCGTTTCTCACGGAGCTGAGCCTCGACGTAGAGTCCCTGTCGGCGAACTACTTGGACTCTCTGGAAGGGCTCGGCCGGCTGGAGGTTCTAAGAATCCACTGCCGCAGTCTGAACGACCTGACGTTCCTACGGCACTGCTCGGATAAACTGGAGGAACTGGAACTGGAAAGTTGCGACGACTTGCCGTCGGCTGCGTACGCGGAGCTCCGCCACCTCGGGAAACTGCAGATGTTGCGGCTGTGCGACTGCCGTGTGGGGGGAGCGGATATGGAGGTGGCCGCGGCAGGTCTGAGGTCTCTCGAGAAGCTGCAGTTGGATCGTTGCGGAATGCTCTCGGACCTGTCCTTCTTGCGGTTCTGCAGCCAGCTGCGGGAGCTCCGCGTCGAGGCCGAGGACGTGGTGCTGACGGGTCTGAAGCACCTGCCCACCGGACTCCGCTCGCTCTGCCTCGTCAACAACGCTCTGACCGGTGACGAACTCTCCGAGGTGCTCCCGTTCCTGCGTCTGCTCGAGGAACTGAACCTCTGCAACACGGAGCTGGTCCAACTGGGCTTCCTCCGCTACTGTCGCAGACTGCGCCGCCTCTGCCTCAAGAACTCTACCTGGCCCGACACGTCGGAACTGTCGAGCCCGTGCAATCTGACGCGGCTCGAGACGTTGGTCCGAGAAGGTGCGGGGACGATGTGGACGTACTCTCCGGAACGGTGTCGTCACTGCCGCGACTGGACACTCTGTCGCTGGCCTACGTACAGGACGCCGCCGGGTGGTCCCTCCGCCAGTGGTCGCAACGTCGCGCTTTGTTGCTTTTCTGAGTTTACGGGTTGGAGGTGGATGCCTGTTGGGACCTTGAACACCTGa